A single Cellulomonas sp. SLBN-39 DNA region contains:
- the pntB gene encoding Re/Si-specific NAD(P)(+) transhydrogenase subunit beta yields MLTSLAQAVYLVAAVLFILSLAGLSKQETARRGNLFGMAGMGLALLATVALATDLSERSPVVTLLLIAMALAIGAVAGIWRARSVEMTQMPEMIAILHSFVGLAAVLVGYNSFLTEEPDAVHLVEVFLGVLIGAVTFTGSIVAFLKLSARLRSAPLMLPGRNWLNLGAVVASGGLLAWFLAAHSVVPLVLMTVVALALGWHLVASIGGGDMPVVVSMLNSYSGWAAAAAGFMLSNDLLIIVGALVGSSGAILSYIMCRAMNRSFVSVILGGFGAEGGTVAAGDHDYGEHREVQAAEVAEMLRGARTVIITPGYGMAVAKAQYPVADLTAKLRAQGVDVRFAVHPVAGRLPGHMNVLLAEAKVPYDIVLEMDEINADFAQTDVVLVIGANDTVNPAALDDPSSPIAGMPVLEVWNAKQVIVFKRSMATGYAGVQNPLFFRENTAMLFGDAKEQVEHIVAPLGA; encoded by the coding sequence GTGCTGACGTCCCTGGCGCAGGCCGTGTACCTGGTCGCCGCCGTGCTGTTCATCCTCAGCCTCGCGGGGCTGAGCAAGCAGGAGACCGCCCGCCGCGGCAACCTCTTCGGGATGGCGGGCATGGGCCTGGCCCTGCTGGCGACGGTCGCGCTCGCGACCGACCTGTCCGAGCGCAGCCCCGTGGTGACGCTGCTGCTCATCGCCATGGCCCTGGCGATCGGCGCGGTCGCCGGCATCTGGCGGGCACGGTCCGTCGAGATGACGCAGATGCCCGAGATGATCGCGATCCTGCACTCGTTCGTCGGACTGGCCGCCGTGCTAGTCGGCTACAACTCGTTCCTCACCGAGGAGCCCGACGCGGTGCACCTCGTCGAGGTGTTCCTCGGCGTCCTCATCGGGGCCGTGACGTTCACGGGCTCGATCGTGGCGTTCCTCAAGCTGTCCGCCCGCCTGCGGTCGGCCCCGCTCATGCTGCCCGGCCGCAACTGGCTGAACCTCGGCGCCGTCGTCGCGTCCGGCGGTCTGCTCGCGTGGTTCCTCGCCGCGCACTCCGTCGTGCCGCTCGTGCTCATGACCGTGGTCGCGCTGGCGCTGGGCTGGCACCTCGTCGCCTCGATCGGCGGCGGCGACATGCCGGTCGTGGTGTCGATGCTCAACTCGTACTCCGGGTGGGCGGCGGCCGCGGCGGGCTTCATGCTGAGCAACGACCTGCTCATCATCGTCGGCGCCCTCGTCGGGTCCTCCGGCGCGATCCTGTCGTACATCATGTGCCGGGCCATGAACCGCTCGTTCGTCTCGGTCATCCTCGGCGGCTTCGGCGCCGAGGGCGGCACGGTGGCCGCCGGCGACCACGACTACGGCGAGCACCGCGAGGTGCAGGCCGCCGAGGTCGCCGAGATGCTCCGCGGCGCCCGCACGGTCATCATCACGCCCGGCTACGGCATGGCGGTCGCCAAGGCCCAGTACCCCGTCGCCGACCTCACCGCCAAGCTCCGTGCGCAGGGCGTCGACGTGCGGTTCGCCGTGCACCCCGTCGCCGGCCGCCTGCCCGGGCACATGAACGTGCTGCTCGCCGAGGCCAAGGTGCCGTACGACATCGTGCTCGAGATGGACGAGATCAACGCGGACTTCGCGCAGACCGACGTCGTCCTCGTCATCGGCGCGAACGACACCGTGAACCCCGCCGCGCTGGACGACCCGTCCTCGCCGATCGCCGGCATGCCCGTGCTGGAGGTCTGGAACGCCAAGCAGGTGATCGTGTTCAAGCGGTCGATGGCCACCGGGTACGCCGGCGTGCAGAACCCGCTGTTCTTCCGCGAGAACACCGCCATGCTGTTCGGCGACGCGAAGGAGCAGGTCGAGCACATCGTCGCCCCGCTCGGCGCCTGA